The window GTCACAACATCGAAGGTGGCGCCGAGGCGGAAGTCGCGCATGTCGGCGGCGTGCACGCTCACCCCGGGCAGCGCGGCCCGGGCCTCCTCGGCCATCGGCGCGGACAGCTCCACTCCCTCGACATGCTCGAAGAGGTCGGCGAAGTGCCGCAGATGCCCACCGGTGCCGCACGCCACGTCCAGCAGCCGCCCGGCCCCCGGCCTGCTCCGCCGGGCCGCGGCGGCGACCGCCTCGGTCTCGGCCCGGTAGTCCTTGCCGCGCTCCCGGTGCACCAGGTCGTAGACCCGCGCGAGGTCCGCCCCGTACATCGTCTCTCCCGCCCGCTGCTCGTCCGCCACGGTCAGACCGCCGAGCGGGTGTGGGCGAGGATGACCTCGGCGAGCGGCCCGTGGACCGAGGACGGCAGGGCGTGCCCCATGCCCGGGATCTCCACCACCGTTGCGCTGGGAATGAGCCCGGCGAGGTGCTTGCCGTGCGGCGCGGGGGCGATCGGGTCGTGCTCGGCCTGGATGACCAGGGTCGGCACGGTGACATCGCGCAGCTCGGCGGCCCGGGCCGGCGGCGGCAGGGTCAGCGAGTAGTGCGCGTACGGCTCGGCGAGGGCACCCCCCGCGTGGTCGATCGCCCGCTCCTCCCACCGCGCGTACTCGGCGTCGTCGAACGGCACGCCCGTGCCGGAGAGGATGCGCCACTTGCTGACGCGCTTGGCCACCTCGGCGGCGCGTCCCTCGGCCGGCTGGTTCATCAGGGCGAGCGCGTCCAGGAACGGCTGCTGGGGCCCGGGCAGGCCGTCCAGCGTGGGTTCGCCGCGCATCACGCGCTCGATGTTGGCGTCGAAGTCGATGTCGAGGCCGCCGCCGAGCAACATGGTCAGGCTGCTCAGCCGGTCGTGGTGGTCGAGCGCGACGACCTGGGTGATGGTCGCCCCCATCGACAGGCCGACCACATGGGCCCGGTCGACGCCCCAGCCGTCGAGGACGGCGACCGCGTCGGCGGCCAGCTCACCGAAGCCGTAGGGGTGTTCGGCGAAGTCGCGGGTGGTGGAGCGGCCGGTGTCGCGGTGGTCGTAGCGGATGACGTGGAGGCCGCCGTCGGCGAGCCGCCGGGCGAACTCGTCGGGCCAGCCGAGGGCGGAGAGGTTGCCACCCATGACGAGCAGCAGCGCCGGGTCCGCCGGGTCGCCGAAGTCGTCGCTCCACAGCTCGACGTCCCCGCTCGGCACGATGCGTTCGGACATGTGTCTACTCCTGTGCTGGGAGGGCTTCGGAGGCCGGGGCGGCTTCCTCGGACACGGCCGTGAACTCGAGGATCGAGAAGTCGAACGGGAGGGTCGTGGAGCCGCTCGTGCGCTCCGAGGCCAGGGCGAGACCGGCCGACGCGGCCAGGGCCACGACCTCGTCCCGGGTGCGCACCCGTCCGCCCATGAACGTCAGCATCCGCAGGTCGAGCAGGGTGCTGAAGAACCGGTCGGCGCCGTCGCCCTCGACATCGGCGCGGTCGAGGACCAGGACCTTCCCGCCCGGCTCCAGCGCGCTGACGCACCCGCGCAGGATCGTCAGGGCGTCCTCGTCGGACCAGTTGAGCAGGACGAACGACAGCAGGACGACGTCGGCGGTGACGGGCAGCGGTTTGAAGAAGTCGCCCTCCGCCACCGCGACCCGGTCGGCCAGACCGGCGTCGGCGAACCTGCGCCGGGCGCGCTCGGCGGGGCCCGCGAGTTCGAGCAGGGTG of the Streptomyces koelreuteriae genome contains:
- the rdmC gene encoding anthracycline biosynthesis tailoring methylesterase RdmC, yielding MSERIVPSGDVELWSDDFGDPADPALLLVMGGNLSALGWPDEFARRLADGGLHVIRYDHRDTGRSTTRDFAEHPYGFGELAADAVAVLDGWGVDRAHVVGLSMGATITQVVALDHHDRLSSLTMLLGGGLDIDFDANIERVMRGEPTLDGLPGPQQPFLDALALMNQPAEGRAAEVAKRVSKWRILSGTGVPFDDAEYARWEERAIDHAGGALAEPYAHYSLTLPPPARAAELRDVTVPTLVIQAEHDPIAPAPHGKHLAGLIPSATVVEIPGMGHALPSSVHGPLAEVILAHTRSAV